From a single Deinococcus humi genomic region:
- the ychF gene encoding redox-regulated ATPase YchF, with amino-acid sequence MASNLSIGIVGLPNVGKSTLFNAITRAGALAANYPFATIEPNVGRVTVPDERLSALSKVFTKGERVPPIIPTFVEFVDIAGLVKGASKGEGLGNQFLANIREADAIAHVVRCFADDNVVHVAGSVNPLDDIETINTELILADLAGLEKRLGNLQKKGKGGDKEAREHAELAEQILAVLGEGQPARAGKYDAPVPKDFGLITTKPVIYVANVGEDDLTEDNEYVRQVREYAAAEGASVVKISAQIEGELAEMPEDEAHEFLTDLGVMESGLDQLVKVGYQTLGLITFITSGEKEVRAWTIRNGEKAPEAAGEIHSDLERGFIRAEVIEWNKMVEAGGWVGAKAKGWVRTEGKEYVMKDGDIMNVLHSS; translated from the coding sequence GTGGCTTCTAACCTGAGTATTGGAATTGTCGGACTGCCGAATGTCGGAAAAAGCACACTATTCAACGCAATTACCCGCGCGGGAGCGCTGGCGGCCAACTACCCTTTCGCCACCATCGAGCCGAATGTGGGCCGTGTAACTGTGCCGGACGAGCGTCTCAGCGCACTGAGCAAAGTGTTCACCAAGGGTGAGCGCGTGCCGCCTATTATCCCCACCTTCGTCGAGTTTGTGGACATTGCAGGACTGGTCAAGGGGGCTAGCAAGGGCGAGGGCCTGGGCAATCAGTTCCTGGCCAATATCCGTGAGGCTGACGCGATTGCCCACGTGGTGCGTTGCTTTGCCGACGATAACGTGGTGCATGTGGCTGGATCCGTCAACCCGCTTGACGATATCGAGACCATCAACACCGAACTGATTCTGGCGGACCTGGCAGGACTGGAAAAACGGCTGGGCAATCTTCAGAAGAAGGGCAAGGGCGGTGACAAGGAGGCGCGTGAACACGCTGAGCTGGCCGAGCAGATCCTGGCTGTGCTGGGCGAGGGTCAACCCGCCCGCGCTGGCAAGTATGACGCTCCCGTCCCCAAGGATTTCGGCCTGATCACCACCAAGCCTGTGATCTACGTGGCGAATGTGGGTGAGGATGACCTGACTGAGGACAACGAATATGTCCGTCAAGTCCGCGAATATGCTGCCGCCGAGGGCGCAAGCGTGGTCAAGATCAGTGCGCAGATTGAGGGTGAACTGGCTGAGATGCCAGAAGACGAGGCACATGAGTTCCTGACCGATCTGGGCGTCATGGAAAGCGGGTTGGACCAGCTGGTCAAGGTGGGCTACCAGACGCTGGGTCTGATTACCTTCATTACCAGTGGCGAGAAGGAGGTCCGGGCATGGACCATCCGCAACGGCGAAAAGGCTCCTGAAGCAGCCGGTGAAATCCACAGCGATCTGGAACGTGGTTTCATCCGTGCCGAGGTCATCGAGTGGAACAAGATGGTGGAGGCCGGAGGCTGGGTAGGGGCCAAGGCCAAGGGTTGGGTCCGCACTGAGGGCAAGGAGTACGTGATGAAGGACGGGGACATCATGAACGTCCTGCACAGCTCGTAA
- a CDS encoding GGDEF domain-containing protein, giving the protein MFLLVVIIEVCASMAALWSQAPDFDALDIWALPLLSALMLSAQLLLAIGLIRYEKALSLAFIGACTYLLLALSHQFSVMPPGARTLSENTYWFAVLYTSVFYVYPPRLAATRAVLILSIAMVICGWHLAMTVPAETRMSLIGATAQFLLSSSVLVLIQSTFGAQRAQLLASRSAALVDVLTGIANRRAAEERLRELAGRRAAYTVVLFDLDHFKQINDKHGHAAGDLVLRGVAQLSQALVPPGGMAARWGGEEFLLILPPLGASQVRKLLNNLRNELRQQWHGEVVGVTACFGVTSADVGELPETVIARADEAMYSAKQQGRNDIRLAEWRRSPAS; this is encoded by the coding sequence ATGTTCTTACTGGTGGTCATCATTGAGGTATGTGCCAGCATGGCGGCGCTGTGGTCGCAGGCTCCTGACTTCGACGCTCTGGACATCTGGGCACTGCCTCTGCTGTCAGCGCTGATGCTGAGCGCCCAGTTGCTGCTGGCAATCGGACTGATCCGCTACGAGAAGGCCCTGTCACTGGCTTTTATAGGTGCCTGCACCTATCTGTTGCTGGCCCTGAGCCACCAGTTCAGCGTGATGCCGCCTGGAGCCAGAACGCTTTCGGAGAACACTTACTGGTTTGCGGTGTTATATACGTCTGTGTTCTACGTTTATCCGCCGCGCCTCGCCGCTACCCGTGCCGTCTTGATCCTGAGCATTGCCATGGTCATCTGCGGCTGGCACTTGGCTATGACTGTTCCCGCCGAAACGCGCATGAGCCTGATCGGTGCCACGGCGCAGTTCCTGCTGAGCAGCAGCGTGCTGGTTCTGATCCAGTCGACCTTTGGGGCGCAGCGGGCGCAACTGCTGGCCTCACGCTCGGCTGCCCTGGTTGATGTGCTGACGGGCATTGCCAACCGCCGGGCTGCCGAAGAGCGTCTGCGGGAGCTGGCCGGGCGGAGAGCTGCATACACGGTAGTGCTGTTCGATCTCGATCATTTCAAGCAGATCAATGATAAGCACGGCCACGCCGCAGGCGACCTGGTGTTGCGCGGCGTGGCGCAATTGTCCCAGGCGCTTGTGCCGCCCGGCGGGATGGCCGCCCGCTGGGGTGGCGAGGAATTCTTGCTGATCCTGCCTCCGCTCGGTGCCAGCCAGGTCAGGAAGCTGTTGAATAATCTACGTAATGAGCTGCGCCAGCAGTGGCACGGCGAGGTGGTGGGGGTGACCGCCTGCTTTGGAGTGACCAGTGCGGATGTCGGAGAGCTGCCCGAGACTGTGATCGCGCGCGCGGATGAGGCGATGTACAGCGCTAAGCAGCAGGGGCGCAATGATATTCGACTGGCCGAGTGGCGGCGCAGCCCTGCCAGCTAA
- the pgl gene encoding 6-phosphogluconolactonase, giving the protein MNLHVFPTAQAAADAAANAFARAAREAVAARGAFHIALSGGSTPGLMYATLRELPDIPWKAVHIYFGDERSVGPDSPDSNYGAAQRDLLAYVPVPTAQIHRMEGERRPLEEAAAAYAAALPERLDVNLLGMGDDGHTASLFPNTAALSADGRVVANWVPQQDTWRITMTFPEINAARQRWLLVSGAKKAKALSDVRAGRGNHPVARLHDPVWFVDAAAAAGQ; this is encoded by the coding sequence ATGAACCTGCATGTCTTTCCCACAGCCCAGGCTGCAGCAGATGCTGCAGCAAATGCCTTCGCACGCGCAGCGCGCGAGGCCGTCGCGGCGCGCGGAGCCTTCCATATCGCCCTGTCGGGCGGCAGTACACCAGGGCTGATGTACGCGACCCTGCGAGAGTTGCCGGACATCCCGTGGAAGGCGGTCCACATCTATTTTGGTGACGAACGCAGTGTCGGGCCGGACAGCCCCGACAGCAATTACGGCGCGGCGCAGCGTGACCTGCTGGCCTACGTCCCAGTCCCGACAGCCCAGATTCACCGCATGGAAGGTGAGCGCCGCCCGCTGGAGGAGGCCGCCGCAGCCTACGCCGCCGCACTGCCCGAACGCCTGGATGTGAATCTGCTGGGCATGGGCGACGACGGCCACACTGCTAGCCTGTTTCCCAACACGGCGGCGCTGAGTGCAGACGGACGGGTGGTGGCCAACTGGGTGCCCCAGCAGGACACGTGGCGCATCACCATGACGTTTCCCGAGATCAATGCGGCCCGTCAACGCTGGCTGCTGGTGTCCGGAGCGAAGAAGGCCAAAGCCCTGAGCGACGTGCGCGCTGGACGTGGAAATCATCCTGTCGCGCGACTCCATGATCCGGTCTGGTTCGTGGACGCGGCGGCGGCGGCGGGGCAATAA
- a CDS encoding glucose-6-phosphate dehydrogenase assembly protein OpcA produces MTRPSADKTIGPVETSVRKAQVTLDELWAQTNVETRAYTGNIIALTVRQHLGRVQEALAGLEGRYAGRQIIGVMDGTDDLMVHASLVSQRGGTFVERLTLDASTEQLQGAILPLLRPATVNHVWWGADIKPGGPLLHELTDIADQVIADSLTLDIPPARHYALADLGWSRSAGWREALAQVFDSPEAARQLPHVDHLTVRYAGRKDLPARLYAGFVADTLGWKNLDSVEFKAARCGRENGDLCGVELAGEGVRFSLAAGEGDTARVEAVWENKKHVSEVNVPAMSLAEGLGRVMARPERGEMFERAWKLAKATL; encoded by the coding sequence ATGACCAGGCCCTCCGCCGACAAGACCATCGGTCCCGTCGAGACCTCCGTCCGCAAGGCGCAGGTGACGTTGGACGAACTGTGGGCGCAGACCAACGTGGAAACCCGGGCCTACACCGGCAATATCATTGCGCTCACCGTTCGCCAGCATCTCGGACGGGTGCAAGAGGCGCTGGCGGGCCTGGAAGGGCGTTACGCCGGGCGGCAGATCATCGGTGTGATGGACGGCACCGACGATCTGATGGTTCACGCCAGTCTGGTGTCCCAGCGCGGTGGAACCTTCGTGGAACGGCTGACCCTGGACGCCAGCACCGAGCAGCTTCAGGGCGCGATTCTCCCGCTGCTCCGCCCCGCTACCGTCAATCATGTGTGGTGGGGTGCGGACATCAAGCCCGGCGGGCCGCTGCTGCACGAGCTGACTGACATCGCCGATCAGGTGATCGCCGACAGTCTAACGCTGGACATTCCCCCGGCCCGGCACTATGCCCTGGCCGATCTGGGCTGGAGCCGCTCGGCGGGCTGGCGCGAAGCACTGGCACAGGTGTTCGACAGTCCCGAGGCGGCCCGGCAGTTGCCCCACGTCGACCACCTGACCGTGCGTTACGCCGGCCGTAAGGACCTCCCCGCCCGCCTGTACGCTGGATTCGTAGCCGACACATTGGGCTGGAAGAACCTGGACAGCGTGGAATTCAAGGCGGCCCGCTGCGGAAGGGAAAACGGCGATCTGTGTGGAGTGGAGCTGGCGGGCGAGGGCGTGCGCTTCTCTCTGGCCGCAGGCGAGGGCGACACCGCGCGGGTGGAGGCCGTCTGGGAGAATAAGAAACACGTTTCGGAGGTCAATGTGCCAGCCATGTCGCTGGCCGAGGGCTTGGGCCGCGTGATGGCCCGCCCGGAACGCGGAGAAATGTTCGAGCGGGCCTGGAAGCTGGCCAAGGCGACCCTGTGA
- the zwf gene encoding glucose-6-phosphate dehydrogenase, with protein MTAKRGKKAAEPEQPSNSASEGATQKKPVTRKGSSSSTPARSRKRTRSAAGADGQNPFRATMRRTRAPEPATLVIFGVTGDLSRRKLLPAIFGLWQDGLLGSAFNIVGVGRQEMTDEEFKDYAVKALQESKETDTIQPGSLEKFRELLFYEFGEFGEDEVYDLVGKELDRAEEAHGGRKNALFYLSTPPSLFEPISNGLGRLGLADQSEGWRRLVIEKPFGRDLDSARRLNAAIHDTWDESQVYRIDHYLGKETVQNLMAIRFGNAIFEPLWNRGYVDHVQITAAEDLGLEGRAGYYEEAGIVRDMLQNHLMQLFALTAMEAPAAFDADAIRDEKTKVLRAVKPIPAGRVGEVAVRGQYGPGSMDGQKVPGYREEPGVDDGSRTSTYVAVKLEIDNWRWQGVPFFLRTGKRLPKKVTEIAVVFKRAPLGIFPGGLERNVLAFRIQPDEGVSLKFSSKSPGQEMVLREVVMDFRYDAFGAQLESPYSRLLLDALIGDATLFPREDEVDHAWQIVSGILEAWDVRPGKGQTPDFPNYAAGTWGPEDAEKLIGPDRRWRRL; from the coding sequence ATGACTGCGAAGCGTGGCAAGAAGGCGGCGGAGCCTGAGCAGCCCTCCAATTCGGCTTCCGAAGGGGCAACCCAGAAAAAGCCCGTGACCAGGAAGGGTTCTTCCTCCTCAACTCCAGCGAGGTCGCGCAAGCGCACACGGAGCGCGGCTGGAGCCGACGGTCAGAACCCTTTCCGAGCCACCATGCGCCGGACCCGTGCCCCTGAACCGGCCACCCTGGTCATCTTTGGAGTGACGGGTGACCTGTCGCGACGGAAGCTGCTGCCCGCCATTTTCGGGCTGTGGCAGGACGGACTGCTGGGCAGCGCCTTCAATATCGTGGGCGTGGGCCGTCAGGAGATGACCGACGAGGAGTTCAAGGACTACGCGGTCAAGGCGTTGCAGGAGAGCAAGGAGACCGACACGATCCAGCCGGGCAGTCTGGAGAAATTCCGCGAACTGCTGTTCTACGAGTTCGGCGAGTTCGGTGAGGACGAGGTCTACGATCTGGTGGGCAAGGAACTGGACCGTGCCGAGGAAGCGCACGGCGGGCGCAAGAATGCGCTGTTCTACCTGTCCACCCCGCCCAGCCTGTTCGAGCCGATCAGCAATGGCCTGGGCCGCCTGGGCCTGGCTGATCAGTCCGAGGGCTGGCGCAGGCTCGTGATCGAGAAGCCTTTCGGACGCGATCTGGACAGCGCACGTCGGCTGAACGCCGCCATCCACGACACCTGGGACGAGTCGCAGGTCTACCGCATCGACCATTACCTGGGCAAGGAGACGGTGCAGAATCTCATGGCGATCCGCTTCGGCAACGCCATCTTTGAGCCGCTGTGGAACCGGGGCTACGTGGACCACGTCCAGATCACGGCGGCCGAGGACCTGGGCCTGGAAGGCCGCGCCGGATACTACGAGGAAGCGGGGATCGTGCGCGATATGCTGCAGAACCACCTGATGCAGCTGTTCGCGCTGACGGCGATGGAAGCGCCCGCCGCATTTGACGCCGACGCCATCCGCGACGAGAAGACCAAGGTGTTGCGGGCCGTCAAACCTATTCCCGCCGGACGTGTGGGAGAAGTGGCGGTCCGCGGTCAGTATGGCCCGGGCAGCATGGACGGTCAGAAGGTACCGGGCTACCGCGAGGAACCCGGCGTCGATGATGGCAGCCGCACCTCCACCTACGTGGCCGTCAAATTGGAAATCGACAACTGGCGCTGGCAGGGCGTGCCCTTCTTCCTGCGCACCGGCAAGCGCCTGCCCAAGAAGGTCACGGAAATCGCTGTGGTCTTCAAGCGGGCCCCGCTGGGCATCTTTCCTGGCGGCCTGGAACGCAACGTGCTGGCCTTCCGCATTCAGCCCGACGAGGGGGTCAGTCTGAAGTTTTCCTCCAAATCGCCGGGCCAGGAAATGGTCCTGCGCGAGGTCGTCATGGACTTCCGCTACGACGCTTTCGGGGCGCAGCTTGAAAGCCCGTATTCGAGGTTGCTGCTCGACGCCCTGATCGGTGACGCCACCCTGTTTCCGCGCGAGGACGAGGTGGACCATGCCTGGCAGATCGTCAGCGGCATTCTGGAGGCCTGGGACGTGCGCCCCGGCAAGGGCCAGACTCCCGATTTTCCCAATTACGCCGCCGGCACCTGGGGCCCGGAGGACGCGGAGAAGCTGATCGGCCCGGACCGGCGCTGGAGGCGGCTGTGA
- the gnd gene encoding phosphogluconate dehydrogenase (NAD(+)-dependent, decarboxylating) produces MLDSETHGESCRQKLWKRFPLTEVSSMKMGMIGLGKMGGNMVLRLTRGGQEVVGFDRSEESVALIEKQGAKGARTMDELIGALGEPGQRAVWVMVPAGKITQSVIDDLGQRLAPGDIVVDGGNSNFKDTMRRAEHLEAKGIHMVDVGTSGGVWGLSEGYAMMVGGAEEAVERMRPVLEVLAPEPDKGWGRMGPSGSGHYVKMVHNGIEYGMMQSYAEGFELMRHKEEFGLDMAQIAELWRYGSVIRSWLLDLTAEALKNSADFNQLSDYVADSGEGRWTIIDSIEQGVPTPVMTLATQMRFRSQQETSYAGQMLSAMRRAFGGHAVKTLETPKKEGFVPEVEPGQHPKAAAPENIHASRDGQQGDGSMQEQLGETGQERVEGNE; encoded by the coding sequence TTGCTGGACAGTGAGACACACGGGGAATCCTGCAGACAGAAGCTATGGAAGCGTTTCCCCCTAACGGAGGTGAGCTCAATGAAAATGGGTATGATCGGTCTGGGCAAGATGGGCGGCAATATGGTCCTGCGCCTGACACGCGGTGGCCAGGAGGTCGTCGGCTTTGATCGCAGCGAGGAAAGCGTCGCGCTGATCGAGAAGCAGGGCGCGAAGGGCGCGCGCACGATGGACGAATTGATCGGGGCGCTGGGCGAGCCCGGTCAAAGAGCGGTGTGGGTGATGGTCCCGGCCGGCAAGATCACACAGTCGGTGATCGATGATCTCGGTCAGCGCCTGGCCCCCGGCGACATTGTGGTGGACGGCGGCAACAGCAATTTCAAGGACACCATGCGCCGCGCCGAGCACCTGGAGGCCAAGGGCATCCATATGGTGGATGTGGGCACTTCCGGTGGTGTCTGGGGCCTGTCCGAGGGCTACGCTATGATGGTGGGCGGCGCGGAAGAAGCTGTGGAGCGCATGCGCCCGGTCTTGGAAGTGCTGGCCCCTGAGCCGGATAAGGGCTGGGGACGGATGGGTCCGTCAGGATCCGGCCACTACGTCAAGATGGTCCACAACGGCATCGAGTACGGCATGATGCAGTCCTACGCCGAGGGTTTCGAGCTGATGCGTCACAAGGAGGAGTTTGGGCTGGACATGGCCCAGATCGCCGAGCTGTGGCGGTACGGCAGTGTCATCCGCTCGTGGTTGCTGGACCTGACGGCCGAGGCCCTCAAGAATTCGGCGGATTTCAACCAGCTCTCGGACTATGTGGCCGACAGCGGTGAGGGGCGCTGGACCATCATCGACAGCATCGAACAGGGGGTGCCAACCCCCGTGATGACGCTGGCGACCCAAATGCGCTTCCGCAGCCAGCAGGAAACGAGCTATGCCGGGCAGATGCTGTCGGCCATGCGCCGCGCCTTCGGCGGTCATGCGGTCAAGACGCTGGAAACGCCGAAAAAGGAAGGCTTCGTGCCGGAAGTGGAGCCGGGCCAGCACCCCAAGGCCGCTGCACCGGAAAACATTCACGCCTCCAGGGACGGGCAGCAGGGCGACGGGTCCATGCAAGAGCAACTGGGTGAAACCGGCCAGGAACGCGTTGAGGGCAACGAATGA
- the mqnC gene encoding cyclic dehypoxanthinyl futalosine synthase codes for MTALSPTSPAAVLDKAARGERLNAAEIEALYGLPLPDVAGVANALRLERRDPDTVTFLIDRNINYTNICNVGCNFCAFYRTRRQQDSYTLDYQEISAKIVELEEVGGTRILMQGGVNPELGLDYYTGLLRHIKANHPTIRIDAFSPEEVLFMEKTFGLSLDALLDTLIEAGLDGLPGAGGEILEDDVRARAAPARIRSEDWFRIIDAAQRKGLYTIATMVIGFGETFAQRASHLLKIREQQDKANRDYNGNGFSGFAMWTLQTEHTRLAGKAPGATAHEYLQQLAVARIALDNLHNIQASWPAQGFKVAQAALYYGANDLGSTMLEENVVSAAGGGGRHKATVRELVRIAVDAGFTPAIRNSRFEIIEWPDVQTALGHHESNPEEARAVGAALAAG; via the coding sequence ATGACCGCCCTTTCCCCCACTTCACCCGCCGCAGTGCTGGACAAGGCTGCGCGCGGCGAAAGACTGAATGCTGCCGAGATCGAGGCGCTGTACGGACTGCCGCTGCCGGACGTGGCTGGGGTCGCCAACGCCCTGCGCCTGGAGAGGCGGGACCCGGACACCGTAACCTTCCTGATCGACCGCAACATCAACTACACGAACATCTGCAATGTGGGCTGCAACTTCTGCGCCTTCTACCGCACCCGGCGTCAGCAGGACAGCTATACCCTGGACTACCAGGAGATCAGCGCCAAGATCGTGGAGCTTGAAGAGGTCGGTGGCACCCGCATCCTGATGCAAGGCGGCGTGAATCCCGAACTGGGTCTGGACTATTACACCGGTCTGCTGCGGCACATCAAGGCAAATCACCCCACCATCCGCATCGACGCGTTCTCGCCGGAAGAAGTGCTGTTCATGGAGAAGACCTTCGGTCTGAGCCTGGACGCCTTGCTGGACACCCTGATCGAGGCTGGTCTGGACGGCCTGCCAGGCGCAGGCGGTGAGATCCTGGAAGACGACGTCCGGGCCAGGGCCGCCCCTGCCCGCATTCGCAGCGAGGACTGGTTCCGCATCATCGACGCTGCCCAGCGCAAGGGGTTGTATACCATCGCCACCATGGTGATCGGCTTCGGCGAGACCTTTGCCCAGCGCGCCAGCCACCTCCTGAAGATCCGCGAGCAGCAGGACAAGGCCAACCGCGACTACAACGGCAACGGCTTCTCGGGCTTCGCGATGTGGACCCTGCAGACCGAGCACACCCGGCTGGCCGGCAAGGCCCCCGGCGCCACCGCACACGAGTACCTGCAACAGCTGGCTGTGGCCCGTATCGCGCTGGACAACCTGCACAACATCCAGGCGTCTTGGCCCGCGCAGGGCTTCAAGGTGGCGCAAGCGGCGCTGTATTACGGGGCGAACGATCTGGGCTCCACCATGCTGGAAGAGAATGTAGTGTCGGCGGCAGGTGGTGGCGGACGCCACAAGGCCACCGTGCGCGAACTGGTGCGTATTGCGGTGGACGCCGGCTTTACCCCGGCCATCCGCAACAGCCGTTTCGAGATCATCGAGTGGCCCGACGTGCAGACGGCGCTGGGCCACCACGAGTCCAACCCGGAAGAGGCCCGCGCCGTGGGGGCCGCCCTGGCGGCTGGTTAA
- a CDS encoding DNA-binding protein — MAHIDLSIPKSVQENAKRALKLRDEYGFGGTEVGEHMAEQLAEGGDLTEEEVRHVSQYFPRHAGDNLDETGQGDERPSRGYIAWMLWGGDEGREWSEGVVKKLDERDEKEQKG, encoded by the coding sequence ATGGCACACATTGACCTTTCGATCCCGAAAAGCGTGCAGGAAAATGCGAAGAGGGCACTGAAATTGCGTGACGAGTATGGCTTCGGTGGTACAGAAGTCGGCGAACATATGGCCGAGCAACTTGCGGAAGGTGGCGACCTGACCGAGGAAGAGGTGCGCCATGTCTCGCAGTATTTCCCGCGCCACGCCGGGGACAATTTGGACGAAACGGGTCAGGGGGACGAGAGGCCCTCACGCGGGTACATTGCCTGGATGCTGTGGGGCGGCGACGAGGGCCGCGAGTGGAGCGAGGGCGTCGTGAAAAAGCTCGACGAGCGTGACGAGAAGGAACAGAAAGGCTAA
- the obgE gene encoding GTPase ObgE — protein sequence MAFRDVLNIEVNAGNGGDGSMSFHRAKYMEKGGPDGGHGGRGGNIILRAIEGVESLERLVGRRKFKAPNGAYGEGRLRQGSDGEDVFIDVPVGTTAFDEDSGKVIADLVRVGQEKIIARGGYGGRGNSTFASSTRQAPRFAELGTPGQKRRVRLELRLIADVGLVGYPNAGKSSLLAALSRANPAIAEYPFTTLSPILGVVDRVDEQGNQIEERFTLADIPGIIEGASEGKGLGLEFLRHISRTRVLVYVLDVTRDPVEEMRQLQAELRAYDPTLLENVALIALNKVELVEDDLGVMVEDELAEFGLPVLRVSAKTREGLDMLRETLFQMLPDRELWAQQNALEIEPDEVQAQALSITFREDPPAKGVGIITTGENERVWEIHGGGFEERISRFSRYMEDASEYLGGVFKRQGLYNALRRAGAREGDTVEIGSFRFEYFDDEGDKN from the coding sequence GTGGCGTTTCGAGATGTACTAAATATTGAAGTCAATGCAGGCAATGGTGGAGACGGCAGCATGAGTTTCCACCGGGCCAAATACATGGAGAAGGGCGGTCCGGATGGCGGGCACGGCGGACGCGGGGGCAACATCATTCTGCGGGCCATCGAGGGCGTGGAGTCGCTGGAACGGCTGGTGGGGCGCCGCAAATTCAAGGCCCCCAACGGCGCCTACGGCGAGGGCCGTCTGCGTCAGGGGAGCGACGGCGAGGATGTGTTTATCGACGTTCCCGTGGGCACCACCGCCTTCGACGAGGACAGCGGCAAGGTCATCGCCGATCTGGTGCGCGTGGGGCAGGAAAAAATCATCGCGCGCGGAGGCTACGGCGGGCGCGGCAACAGCACCTTTGCCAGCAGCACGCGGCAGGCTCCCCGTTTCGCGGAGCTGGGCACGCCGGGGCAGAAGCGCCGGGTGCGCCTGGAACTGCGCCTCATCGCGGACGTGGGGCTGGTGGGCTACCCCAACGCAGGCAAGAGCAGCCTGCTGGCGGCACTGTCACGGGCCAACCCGGCAATTGCCGAGTACCCCTTCACCACCCTCTCCCCCATCCTGGGCGTCGTGGACCGTGTGGATGAGCAGGGCAACCAGATCGAGGAGCGGTTCACGCTGGCCGACATTCCCGGCATCATTGAGGGAGCCAGTGAGGGCAAGGGTCTGGGGCTGGAATTCCTGCGTCACATCAGCCGCACGCGCGTGCTGGTGTACGTGCTCGACGTGACCCGTGACCCGGTGGAGGAAATGCGCCAGCTTCAGGCCGAGCTGCGCGCTTACGATCCCACCCTGCTGGAAAATGTCGCCTTGATCGCGCTGAACAAGGTGGAGCTGGTGGAGGATGACCTGGGCGTGATGGTGGAGGACGAGCTGGCCGAATTTGGCCTGCCTGTGCTGCGCGTGAGCGCCAAGACGCGCGAGGGCTTGGACATGCTGCGCGAAACCCTGTTCCAGATGCTGCCGGACCGCGAACTGTGGGCGCAGCAGAACGCCCTGGAAATCGAGCCCGACGAGGTGCAGGCGCAAGCGCTGAGCATCACCTTCCGCGAAGATCCGCCCGCCAAGGGTGTGGGCATCATCACCACCGGAGAGAACGAGCGGGTCTGGGAGATTCATGGAGGCGGCTTCGAGGAACGCATCTCGCGCTTTTCGCGCTACATGGAAGACGCCTCCGAATACCTGGGCGGGGTCTTCAAGCGCCAGGGGCTGTACAACGCCTTGCGGCGGGCCGGGGCGCGCGAAGGCGACACGGTGGAAATCGGCAGCTTCCGTTTCGAGTACTTCGACGATGAGGGCGACAAGAACTGA